The region gacaaacTCTCTATTCACgggaaaaggtgaaagagctaatgatcttttggccctcatacatactgatgtatgtggaccattgaacataccagccagaggaggttttcaatacttcatcacatttactgatgattccagtagatatggttatgtgtatttaatgaaacacaaatcagagtcctttgaaaagttcaaggaattcaagaatgaagtacaaaaccaactaggaaagaatattaaaactcttcgatcagatcgaggtggtgagtatttaagcctagagtttgatgaccatctgaaagagtgtgggatcctatcccaacttactcctcctggaacaccccaatggaatggtgtatctgagagaagaaatcgaaccctgttagacatggtccgatccatgatgagtcacgccgatcttccaaactccttttggggacatgcactattgatagtagcttacacacttaactgtgttccatccaaaaagattgagaagacaccatatgagatatggagtggtaagaaaccacatatgtcttacatgaagatttggggttgcgaagtttatgtgaaacgacaaatttcaactaagcttgagcccaaatctgacaaatgcttatttgtggggtatcctaaagaaacaagagggtattacttctacaatccttctgagggcaaaatgtttgtcgctcgaactggagttttcctagaaaaggattttatttccaaaggaatcagtgggaggaaaatagagcttgaagaaattccagaatcacaaagcatcgacacacctatggaggaattagagcaggagacacaagtagttgtggaagagaaacctgctcaagtagaacaagaccaacgtaggtcaagcaggatacatcacatacctgagagatatggatatctgataactgatcaaggtgatgtattactcatggatcaagatgagcatgtgacctactaagaggccataactggtcccgagtctgagaagtggctagaagccatgaaatctgaaatggattccatgtacacaaacaagtttggaccttggtagagcctcctgtaggagttaaccctataggatgcaagtgggtcttcaaaaagaagactgacatggatggtaaggtacatacctataaggcaagactggttgcaaaaggatataaacaaattcatggggttaactatgatgaaaccttttcaccagttgcaatgcttaaatctgttcggattttacttgctatcgctgcatatcatgattatgaaatatggaagatggatgtcaaaactgttttccttaatgggaatcttcttgaggatgtgtacatgacacagcctgaaggatttgacataccagaagaagcccaaaagatatgtaagttacaaatatcaatctatggattgaagcaagcttccagaagctggaatcttcgttttgatgaaacggtaaaacaatatggattcatcaagaacgaagatgagccttgtgtctacaagaaggttagtaggagcatgatcgttttcctggtattatatgtagatgacatattactcattggaaacgatgtccctaccctgcaacaagtaaagtcttggttggggaaatgcttttctatgaaggacctaggtgaagcagcctatatattaggaatcagaatctatagatcacaaaaactgcttggcctaagtcagagtacgtacatagacaaagtgttgagacgctttaatatgcatgattccaagaaaggattcatacctatgcaacatggcctgtgtctatcaaaaacacaatccccttcaactaaggaagaaagggatcgcatgaataagattccatatgcatctgcaataggatctatcatgtatgccatgttatgtactcaaccaaatgtctcgtatgctttaagtgcaacgagtaggtaccaatttgatcctggtgatgctcattgggtagctgtcaagaatatccttaagtatttgagaaggactaaggactcattcttgatttatggaggtcaggaagagttggttaTTTCAGTAAGGTGGTTATTCCAGTTGTCCGTCATGAGGGAGGTGGTGTGTGTTGGTTGTTTTACAGCCGCGATCAAGGTGTTGAGTTGCACAGAAGCTGGCGGAAGGAGGTTGCACCATTGCTACGGAGGGAGGTTGCATCGTTGATGGTTTGCGTGTGGGGGGAGGTGGAAGGAAAAAATGTGGTTTTGGTTTGAAGTGGTTTGTGTGCTTTGCAGGTGTAGTTTATGATGGAAATGACAGCTTAGCCATTGATGGAAAAGAATCTGGTGATAGGGTTTTGGTTCAGTGTGAGGGGTTTGTCACCTTGAAGAAGAAAGCAACGTTTTAAAAATCAGTGAAAAAAATATGGTTTCTCCTTCTTCAATTTGGAAAAAAGTAACCCCATAAAGAACTGCTTCATGTCTCTTCCTAATTCGCTCAGGATTCCAAAAAAACTGGATTTTTTTGCTCAACAAATGAGGCGCCGCGTGTTCTATGAGAGGTCTTTTCATTTATTTCATGCAAAACCAAACAGTTTATACTAGGGTTTAGTAAAAGAAAAATGACATCAATGCCCTGGATTTTAATTAAAAGGTTAAAACAATTAAAAGgttaaaaacaaattaaattaaaaggttaaaaacaattttaaattaaaaggttaaaaacaatttataattAAAAGGTTCAAAGcaatttaaattaaataaataaatcctaacctaaataataaaaaataaaaatcgaAACAAAAGTGTAGAAAAATTTGATTAATTATCACGATCATTTTGATAAAAAGACCAAAATAAACGGGCttgaaatgaataaaaatcgggcgTAAAAATACCCAAAAAATTAAAACGATTGCACCACAATGATAAGTGCAAAAAAAACTTCGCAAAAACATACATATTTTTGTCAAATTTTAAAATGGAAAACATCCGGTTAAAATGCTCAGACGGATAAAAATGTGACCGAAAAATTAGCCAAaaaaaataaatcgagcacacCAGGTTGAACTATGCAAAACATAGATTAACAAAGCTgatgtctgcaagcttgattttgaaatttttcgtCTGTTATTTTGACGCACATTTGACAATTGATTCAACCGATGTGCCGGTAGATCCAAAAATTTATTTCGACTGACATTATAGGCATTATGCGGTATGAAATGCATACTATGAGATGCATAGATGCAAATTCTATGATTTATGTATTGAATCGgaattcagggtcaaaatcggggtgtgaccGGTGGGCCTCGCCCAATTCTCTCTTTTTTCTTCATTCATCACCTTCTTACCATAACATGCACCCCCTTcctttttattgttttttatttatcTATCATGTTATTGTATTTCTATTATTTTATTAATCAAATCATTTAATAAATAATATCAATATTTTACAAATAAAAATCCTTGATCAACATCTAGCCTTTTCAAAGTCAAATTCAAAATCGTTTTCACTACTAAAATCAAACTATTTTTCAAAACGATGCAAATCAAAACGCTTGATTGATATCAAGTCATTTTCAAACTAAAGTGCTTCAAAATATTTTTTCGTAATAAATAATCGGATGAAAAATTATTAGTTGGACGTAATTATCCATCCTAGTCCCCGGGTATTTAGATGATAGCCATACATAGCCTACCATTCGAGTACTTGTCTTCCGTTCAAAACACAATAAATAACTGAATCTAGTTCATTCTTTAGTGGATGAAAAAGATTAGTTAGACGCAATTATCCATCTTAGTCCCAAGTATTTGGATGATGGTCATACTTAGGCTCTCGTTCGAATACTTGTCTTCCGTTAAGAAAACTTTACTTAATTTGGCTCACAAATTTCATAAATAACTTGGACGAAAAAGAATAGTTGGACGAAATTGTCCATCCTAGTCCCGAGTATTTGGGTGATGATTGTACTTAGCCTACCGTTCGAGTACTCGTCATTCACTCAGAAAcatactcaagcaatcaaaccTATCTTTTCTCGCCCCTGCGATATCgaaaaccttttcacaaacgaaCAATGTTTTATTCATTCTACCGTGATACAAACAAACACTTAAGCCTCCCACGCGCGAGCATACAAGCAACATTTAACCGCTAGAATGCAACATAAACACCGTTcactaaaatcaaccaacaaatacGTGGTTTTCTACCAAGAGCTATGTAGTTTTGAGTTCCACATCGCATATAGGGATACATAGGAGCGAGATTCAACGTATCGTCAAGCACTttaataaaaaatccaaaacatATTTGTCTTACCCAAaactacgtagctttgaattcctcatcgcGCCTGGGGATATGTAGGAGCAAGACTCGCAATCTTGTCAAGCACTCTGATAGAATACTTTTGTTTAGTCCTTTTCTTTTACCTTTCAAACTTTTAATAActtaaagaaaataaataaatgtaaGCTAACATTCTATTCGCAAATTTAACTAAATGGTTCATGTTGAGTGCAACAAATGTGAGAGGTGATAATATCTTCCCCTCGTATAACTGACTATTGAACCTGAATTTGGTTCCGGTgacaattttatttttatttttagggttttatttatattttccatttccttttggaataaataaactTCAGTGGAGACTTTTCTACTATTGCTAGGATACGAACGCCCGTGATATTTCTTTTTGTGCCACGAAAAAATCGAGATAAAAACTCTTTTTCAACTGAGGTAAAATGTGTTTTTTTAATAGTGATAATAGTCAAATATATATGAATAAACACATTCAACAAATCAAGACATTCAAAATCAAATCAATCTTTAAGTGGTGTACTGTCCAAGGTTACCACATCAATGAATTGGTTTATCCTTTAGTGAAAGTGAAAAACAACAAATTAAAAGCAAACGTGAATAATTTAGTTCATGGATCACACTCTCAAAAATAACATTTAATGATAgccaaaataaaaaatataagGTTGTGATCTATTGACATTAAGAAACTTTAACCAAAAAGTACTAGCAAAATCTTCCACTTCTTATTTACCAAAAACACCCTCCAAAAACTTGAGAATAGAATATAAATCACTAGCAAAACGTTAAACTTGTATTTCACAGATAATACAAACAATGACTTCAACCATGTATTCTCCAAAAAAAAATATTAGAAAAAATTATATCTTTTTATAACAAATATactaaattaaaaaaaatgtgTTTTTATATTTCAGTCTCCCTAGCGATCTCACTAGttgaaattaaaagaaatataTAGTACCAACATAGAAAAGAGAGTTCCTTATATTCTATTAAGTATTTAGTTTAAATGATGTTTCATACAGACACTATGCAGATAGATGTTTATGTTAGATGATAGGCCTAGAACTAAAGGGGGGTGAATAGATTccaaattaaaaaattatttgaaaacTTTAATTTAAAAAAGTTTATGGCACGAAAGCAAGTTTAAAATATTTCGCGAATCCAAAATCGTCTAACTGAGCCTTCTATTGAAAAACTCGGATATGCATATGAGTACCAATGGTATGATAATAATTCACAAGTTGGTTTATCAATACTTCAAGCACTAAATTGAATACTCTACTATAGTAACTATCTATCTCAAATATCAACAACACACCAAAGACTAGTTGACACAATTTATCAAACACTTTGCGTGCAATCAACGAAGTTTGGATATTACTGTAGTGTTTGTAATTTTTAACAACCAATCATTACCAAATGGTAAATGATTACTACACCAACACAATTTATCAAAGATTTCAAAAGTTATTATCCAAATGATATTGATAAAGAGATCAAAGTAAttaacaatttgtgaaaaaataaataaacgcgcgcgagagagagagagagagagagagagagagagatagagagagagagagtacgCAAGGATTTGTTTAGGGAGTTCCCCAATCAACCTTTCTATAGGTACGTCTaccctcaattcgaattcgaattgagatattaatataataaattttACTTGCAAAAGTATCAATACAAGATatgagaaatcaaatcccacaAAACCTAGGTTTGTgcttgactctagcacctccaaaacCCTTGATCAACGATTTATCAAGTCACCAACAATGCCGCTTCAACTCacctgttgttgctacttccttgcacgaCCTTCTTATCTCAAGGCTTTCATCCgactgaattaatcccaagcacacacttgttgaacccaagatttATCAACACGACCCACCGTTTCATGCTACTTCCTTGCCGACACACctagtctcaaggctttcactcgatcggatccgaattgcacaatcttgtctgaaaccttcaaaccctaaagatcttgaatGAAAACACCACCTTGGCTTTCTTAattgaatccctcaaagatcaCAACCCAATATTCTCAATAGAACAAACCTAATTGGATGTTATCAATCTtaatctagatggcacccaatcaaaaaatgattatgtgtagtttgattttgtgtatgcatagattgaattgaagatgatgatatGCTTTGAAATCCTAGATTCATGTAGGCTTTACTAACTCTAAAAACCTTgctagagaatgatgcatgtacTAAGTATTTATATGTGTGAAACTCATAAGAAGCAAAAGGAATGCAAGAGGAATGAAAACAAAAgcaatttttcaaaaaatttaacCAATAGGTCGACCTATACAAATCATGTGTCGACATATtcaagtcatgtgtcgacctgttgGAAGCATGTGTTGACTTGTAAGGTTATGTGTTGCCCATAGGTCGACCTGAAGACTCGACACATGAGACAAAAGTTGCAGGCTTTAATACTGTAGCGTGTGTGTCGACTTGTACCATCTATGTGTCGACCTCAAGTGTTAAAAGTTCATCTATATATCGACCTGTAGTCGTATGTGTCAATCCATAATGATGATTTTTCACTTCAAAACTAATTTTTCATGCTCAACACACTATTTTGATGCATAAATGTTTTCAAGACCATTTCTAACAATGTTGAAATGTTTTATAATACAAGAATGCTAAAATGCACAGCTAGACTCGGATGATACCGTCCAATGTACATAAACTTATctcctagttttgacatcatgcaAAACATATCTAAACGGGAGAatgcactcacatactcccctttttttatgatggcaaaacTTGAGACAATATGTGTTCTTGTTCATGGAAAGCTCCCCCTGAATGTGTGCATCATACTTCTCCCTTTTTGGCAACATCAACAAGAAACACATATATATAGTAGTGAATACAGAGGCAACTTGCAAAGGTAAGAAATGTGCTCACATGTATACAACATATATGATAACACATAAACTAAATAaacacaacaataacaacaactataAGTACTTAATACAACAACCATTGTTTAAATCCAAGCAGTTAAAGAGTCATTGTTAATACATAAACCAAAAGCCAAACAAACCATAATCTAAAAGGAATATGCATAAAGATACCAAACATGAATTAATAAAATGCATAACATCACAAGAAACCAAACATAAACAGACACCACCAGACCAATCTCACAACACATCATTTAAACAACAATCTATCTTCTTCCACGTCCTTTTGGTGCACCCCTTTCTCAACCATGTCCTTTATCACGGTATTGAGAATCTATAACCTCACACATCTCCAGGTAGAAACTCTCATACCGATGAGAGTCATCCTCATGTGTAGAAATTATGTGATTGATTTTAGCCAAAATGACTTCATGATTTGCATTCATGCCAGTACGTAGGGACACCAAAGCCTCAGTGACGTGTGAAGCAAAGGCCTCAAAGTGGGAATCCTGAGTAGACAGATGTTGTTGCATCAGATTGTATTGCTCTATTTTTGCAATCTCATATGCGACTCTCCTTAGACTCTCGTCAGCATAGCGCTCATCTTGTTGTACCTGCATTATTTTGAAGCATATTAAAAATGGTGGCAGTGTCAGCAGAACTAGCACCAGAACCTACTTCTTAGTTTTAACACCATGCAAAATACATCTCAACGAAAGAATGCACTCACAATTTAGCTAATATTTTATTGACTCTAGTGCAAGTGAGAGGTTGTTGAAGTAAACCCTAATAAATAATGTTGGATTTTATTTTTTATCGTAATACTAATATATATTATTTGTTAATATATTTATTAGACGTTATATTTTATTGTGTTATTTGTATATGACATGATAAAGGCCTTCGAATAATTAacatattttaaaataatatttttaatatttaattttaaaaatatctCTCACACAAACATCGCAATCCATTAATTCTAATGCAACATTTTGTTATCGAAAACATGAATTGAATTTTATGATCGAGTCTCAATTGTCCTATTATAGTCAAACCAAATTACAAAAAATTAATCCATATTAACAAGTTTATtactccctccgttttttattataagtcgttttagaaaaaaattgtaccacaatataagtcACTTTACATTATCaatgaataattaattttattttttctattatacCCTTAAAAAATTATTATTCTCTCTCCTTTCAATTATGTAAATTTGTTTCCCCatatcattaatgaaggacaatTTTGTAAAAACATTCATAATTTCTCATTTTCCTACAACAATCATTACTTTTCTTAATACTTATGAAAAGTTcaaaacgacttataataaaaaacggagaTAGTATTATGTTTTAAACCACCAAACATAAATAGGAGttgttaattttaataatttattaatatataaaaattCACATGCTTATATCTACATATTCATCTCACTACAAAACTCTAGTTTGATACTAAATTATAGAAAAAAAACTCAATTCTTATTAATAAAAAGAATATAattacaatatatatatatatatatatatatatatatatatatatatatatatatatatatatatatatatatatatatatatatatatatatatatatatatataaagcaTGTTCAACTAGAatttcaaacaaaacaacttgaaTATTATGCATAACAAAGAACATGACACATCACAACAATTTAAATATTATGCATAACAAAGAACATGACACATCACACTATTAGGCCCAATAAAAATAACAAAGGCACACAATCACACACTAAAAAACAATGAACATTATACAATCCAAGAAAAAACATCCAAATCATAGTACTTGATTGTGTCACTAATTAGAACTATTTTAGTTGACCACAATCATAATTTGATTTCTTCAGCAATTGAACAGCTAAGAATGATCCAATCATATAATCTCTAAAGAAGTTGACAAATTTTGAACCACCTTGTTGAATAAAACCCACAATATAAGATGTAGCGATGAGATCAATGCATCTCCATCTTCTCTCCTTTGCATATTTCTTCAAACTTTCCTCAATCATTTTGtattcttcttctccttcctTTGGTTTCTTGGAAAATGCCTCTGCCAAACGCTTTGCTAAAACCACCCCATCCTCTATAGCACAACACCCCCCTTGTCCAATATCAGGTGTCATGGGGTGTAAAGCATCTCCAAGAATACAAACATTTTCTTTACTAATATTTCCCATTATAAGCTCCCAAGGATGTCTATATCTCAATGGAACTGCTTGAATTGTATCTAATCCAGTCTCTTCTATGAAATATCTAGCACCATTTGGCATATTCTCTAGCTTGTTTAACACATATTGTTTTAGTTTAACAGGGTCCTCTGCTAGCTCTTTACCTGTAAGACAAGCCATGTATTTCATTTTATGAATGTAAAGTAGTTTTCATTTTGTTATACATAAGATTATCTATAGCATCGACACCTCTAAAAAATATGTATCGATATTTGTGTCAGTGTTGGTGTCATGTCTGGTGTCCGTGTTTGTGTATATGCTTCATAGGTAAGATTGAAGAGAGTATTCACCTTGGCTGGTAGGGTTCCATGTGAAATACCAGGAAACACTCTTGTCATCACATGGCAGAGCTCCGACTCTAAAACCTTTTCCAAAGTACTGCATGAACATTGGCTCCAACTCGTGAGCAGTTTTCAACTTTGCATAACCTCTAGCTGCATATCTTCCTGTGAAAGAGGCCTCTTTAAAGCCAAGCCACTTTGCCACCATAGAGTGTACTCCGTCACATCCAATCAATACCTTTTACAATCACAATCATATTAGAGAAACCACAACTACCATAAAGAATATGTATCTTGACTCACTTCATTACCTTAGTTTTGATTGTGGTTCCATCAACAAGATGTAGTATCTTAGAGAAGCCAGATTCTTGAATAGAAACCACCTTTGACGTGTACCTAATCGATCCACTTGGTAGCTCATTGGCAAGAGTTTCCAACAATAACTTCCTGCTA is a window of Lathyrus oleraceus cultivar Zhongwan6 chromosome 6, CAAS_Psat_ZW6_1.0, whole genome shotgun sequence DNA encoding:
- the LOC127097946 gene encoding monooxygenase 2, encoding MKSMIEEDIVIVGGGIAGLTTSLGLHRLGIRSLVLESSDCLRVSGLALTIWENAWKALDVVGVGDILRSQHIQLHGNMTISLITGKETSFTSFKDNKGKYGIREVRRVSRKLLLETLANELPSGSIRYTSKVVSIQESGFSKILHLVDGTTIKTKVLIGCDGVHSMVAKWLGFKEASFTGRYAARGYAKLKTAHELEPMFMQYFGKGFRVGALPCDDKSVSWYFTWNPTSQGKELAEDPVKLKQYVLNKLENMPNGARYFIEETGLDTIQAVPLRYRHPWELIMGNISKENVCILGDALHPMTPDIGQGGCCAIEDGVVLAKRLAEAFSKKPKEGEEEYKMIEESLKKYAKERRWRCIDLIATSYIVGFIQQGGSKFVNFFRDYMIGSFLAVQLLKKSNYDCGQLK